The nucleotide window TTCTAATGTTTGACGACTCTGGCTTCTGTCTTAAAAGAAGCCGGTATCCGGTATAGAGGATGAATATCAGCGTGTTATATAGACAGTTCGTCCACCAGAATTTACACGAGGACTTACACTGTAATAACCAAcactatttttgttgttgtttacagtaAATTTGCTGGATGTTCGGGTTTTAGTCCGTTTACCGGTATATAAACAGCACCTGTAGTCTTCTCACTCTAAATCTGCAGCATGTTGTGCGCTTACATATAAGCAAGGtactgtaaaagtacaacatcGTCTTATAGTTTAACGCTTTCAAAGTGTTGTAAAGATTCACACACCATCAAACCTGTACACCAGTATGAATTTACAGatacaaacatgacactatCTTACCCAATGTTAAATATAGTACTTGTACAGTAACTTGAATGTTGTAAAGTGTTTACAGCACTTAAAATTTAACAGTATACCCAGGTATTTCATACAGTGCATACACATCGTACAGACAAACCTCATACCGGAAATCCATTTCAGTGCTTGCCCACGGGCGAGGCAGAGTACCATGGAGAGAAGCAGGGTTAGCTGTGTTAACATGTTGGTGAGTAGATACGGACTGCAGAGTCCGTGTGTTCTCTGTCCAGGCTGGTATACGGATGGTAGCCATCAGAAATGAACGGGCATTCTCATTGGTCCTCGATGTTGCACTAGATAAGTTGTTATACCAGATAACATCCCGATGAGATTTAAACAATCGTCACAATTGTCTAGCCTAATCGGAGACAGTCGGGTAAatttaatgtaggcctatactaaCGGTTCATAGATCCCttgttagcgagctagcgcagcacagtgactcagaTAGGAGCATCTAATTCGAATGCGCtggctttgagttcaagtccaccttatgctggcttctccAGTCAACAGCAACATGCGTATGATCGTGGGTTTGCTCTGCTCTACTTGTTtacctccaaccataatgtggGTCGTCGTCAAATAAgttaaaatgttcttgagtagggcgtaacaTATCAATCACAGTCGATAATGAGCAATCTAGATAAAAGGTTGATATCGTTGACTACAGGTAAAAGCAATGCGAAAGTACACATTAAAgtaaaaagaaagctaaaatgtcaagtaaggttcatcatacagacaaatgaaaactttgcataaaagttttcagattttttaaagagtgttgaaaggcattcaaatgttttaatactATGGTGGTTTTATGAGCCAAAATGGACGATAGGAATTTTGATGTCAACtttttccctgatgttcaccagaaggaagacATTTTTGgaacagtatttcagtaatctttcattttactcataggtaaaaagcTATTCCAAGATTCACTCTCGTGATTAGAGTTTGATCAACCCTCTGTATCATGAGAGTTCCTaacatctgatagtatggttcataaagcccaccttagaattcaaatgttttaacgCCTTTaactattttcacaaaaaatctaaaaaaaaatgatcatgtAACAATTGTTTGATCATGTCGCAACGGTATGATTATGTCACAAGGATATGATCATGTTGCAGTTGTATGATTATGTCGCAGTTGTATAATAATGTCGCATTTACATGATCATGTCACAGTTGTATGATCATGTCGCAGTTGTATGATCATGTGGCAATTGTATGTCGTGTTGCAGTTGTATGATTATGTGGCAATTGTATGGTCATTTTGCAGTTGTATAACCATGTCGGAGTTCTATGATCATGTCGCAGTTGTATGATCATGTCGCAATTGAATATCATTTCGCAATAGTATAATCATGTTTCAGTTGCATGATTATGTTGCAATTGTATGATCATGTTGCAGTTGTATGATTGTCCCAGTCCTATGAAGATGGCGCAGTTGTATGATCATTTGGCAATTTCATGATCATGTTGCAATTATACGATCATGTCGCAGTCCACAAATAATAAAGCAATGTGGatcaaatatgtaaaagtaCACGTTATAATCCCTCATTATTATCCACTCCATCAACAAACCCAATTAACACAGTGTGCAACTATGAGGAAGAAACACACAAACAGACGCTCTGTATTGCTAGTCTTGTTTTCATCAATTCCGTCAATGTAAACCTATTGATTTCTGACGCAACAAAAGTTCAAATTTTGCCTTACTGGGGGAGAGCAATAAAAGGCAGGGGTACGTGTATTTAATTGAAATCAAATTTGTATTGGTGAAAGATATGTTAAATTATTAACTTTTAACAGTGTATTAGTTATAGTAACAATGTAACAACAACAGTGTAACAATGAATGAGTGGAGGTTAATTCACAGCTCTTTAGACAAATCACAGAGCCTACGGGTTGACAACTATACAAATCACAGAGCCTACGGGTTGACAAATATACAAATCACACAGCCTACGGATTGACAAATATACAAATCACACAGCCTACGGAttgacagatatacatattacaCAGCCTACTGGTTGACAACGAAACTAAGCATACAGCCTACTGGTTGACAACCATACAAATCACACAGCCTACGGATTTACAACAATACACATTGTACAGCCTACTGGTTAACAGCAATACTAATCAAACAGCTTACGGattgacaaatataaacattacaCAGCCTACTGGTTGACAACCATACAAATCACACAGCCTACGGATTGACAACTATAAAATTACACAGCCTACGGTTGACAAATATACAAATCACACAGCCTACTGATTAACAACTATACACATTACACTGCCCACTGGTTGACAACCATACAAATCACACACCCTACGGATTAACAACCATTACACAGCCTACGGGTTGACAACTGTACAAATCACACAGCCTACGAATTGAAAACTATACATATCACACACACTACGGAttgacaaatatacaaattacacaGCCTTCTGGTTGACAACTATACACATTACACAGCCTACGGATTGACAACAATACAAATTACACAGCCTACGGATTGGAAACTATACACATTACACTGCCTACGGTTCGAGAACTATACAAATTACACAGTTTACGGATTGACAACTATACAAATTACACAGCCTACTGGTTGACAACTATACAAATTACACAGCCTACGGACtgacaattatacaaattaCAAAGCCTACGGTTCGAGAACTATACAAACCACACAGCCTACGGACTGACAACTATACAAATTACACAGCCTACGGTTTGACAACTATACAAATTACACAGCCTACGGATTGACAATTATACAAATGACACAGCCTACGGACTGACAACTATTCAGTGCAGATGAAGTTACAAGAAATGCATGTTATCCACTAGCAAATAACTCCTGGTCTTATCCTCGTTAtgcttacatataaatatgttactaaacatcaataataaacaatattttaagtaaataagtaaactaaTTCtagttgtaacttctaactaaatgTCTCCGGTACCTAACCATCAgttttaaaatactgtaaatcacatTGATAACTATACTGAGGTTTTGTAGGCTATCAGCTCTGATGGCCTGATGACCCTCAAACTTGATAGATTACTTCTCCTGGATCGTCTGTATGGATGTGGAGCAAAATGACGACTTCATAATGTGCTAGAGATTCAATGCCCACAAGCCTGTTTATTTCTGCGGTGAGATTTGGCGATTGATCCTAATGATGAATCTGTATTTAAGCATCAAGCAAGAAGAAAGAGTAGGGAGTGGAACATTGGTGGTAATAAATGAGTAATAAAGGGGCgattttgtacaaaatatagCCTGCTTGGTCTGTAACTGGAGACCACCTCACCAAATCAATCATCGAAAGTCCTGGGGCTTCCGGATCGCGTAATACTACAGGCTTACAGGTAAAAAGTGTTACTTGTTCAGTATACCGGTGTCAGTGACTGGCGAggatgtcacacacacacacacacacacacacacacacacacacacagcacagcacacagacacagacacacacacacacacacacacacacacacacacacacacacacacacacacacacactgtcgGGTGTGCACAAAGGTCCACCAGACTCTCAGGTGTGTACAAAGATACACCAGACTGCTACGCATGTATATGTGCGACGAGGACAATGCCGGAATTTTAACCTAAGTATCCTACCCATGTAATCACAGACACGGTCATGTATGTAATGATACACTTCGATGTAAAAGAAGCGGTGACCTTTAGAAAttaaattcatgaattttatttttcaatctCAAGCTCTTTGTTATGgtctttaaaaaaacacaagccaCGATTTTAGCGTAAAATAAGGATGCTTGTAAgacataaagaaattttatttcataagaaagaaataaaacattaatttgaTCAGTCCATCGTAGTGAGGACGGAAAAACATTAATATGCTTAACTGAGGTTACAAAATAAGTGCATTCAGCCAGTAAATATTTTGTCAGTTCAGTCTTCTGTGGCCGAATCGGTGTACCACTTTTCCAATGTAACTATGACATCAAACGTTACACGTGTTTGATGTGTATCGATTTGAAAACTGTTCAATTAACATACACGAAGGTTAACGTCCTATCTGTTGGTTGAAACGAAGTCATTTTGACGTTAGAAGAACAGGTGTGATATTTTCCACACTAGACTAGTAGGCTATCTACTCCATGGGTTTTTATCCCTTCAATTCGACACACTGTTGACGCGTTCAACATGGGAGTTAGTCTTTTGTCGATCGTCTTGGCGGGACAAATTTTGCTGGCTGCCTCTGATTATTCTGCGTTGGATGCAGGTAAGACTATATGCAGGCCTTTACTCTCCCAGTTTACAGATATCTCTTTACTTCTTTCCGTATTTAATTGTTGATTAACGCCAAACCCAAAGATTTCTCAGTTATACCAAGGAGGTCAGTTTTTGTGTGCAGGAAACCAGAGGAGCCggggaaaaccaccgacctttggacAGTTCCTGTagaactttttcacatgtcacatgtatgtgcacatagTAGGCACACTTTAATTGTGctagacaagtggtcttcaacgaacattagTCCCCGCAAACGGTCACACAAGAGTCGCCCTcgacttattgtcaccaaaccTGGGAAATATAAGTTCGCTGTCTAAGGCCGGGTGTGAACCCACCACGTATGTCCGATTTTAAAGCAATAAACCCCAGAGACATAGACTGTATATACACGTTGATCTGTAGCCATGAGCATAACAAAAATATCGATGACCATAAAAACATTGTCATTTGTGAAGAGAACGTCTAAGATgtagatatataggcctattcagAAATCAGTTCTAATTCTAATGTAACACTCAACTCTCTGTAAGCCACGGCGGCATCTGCCCAATGAGGACGCAGGTTCGAGTCCAGCTATCGCTTTGTCAAGTACATTGTGAAGAGTGATGGTTTAAAGCAGTCGAGTTCAGCTCTCGCAGTGTCAGGTACATTGTGAAGAGAGATTGTTTACTGCAGTCGAGTTCAGCTCTCGCATTATCAGGTGCCATGGGAAGACAGATGGTTTACTTCAGTCGAGTTCAGCTCTCGCATTGTCAAGTGCATTGTGAAGAGCGATGGTTTACTGCAGTCATATCAGCTCTCGCATTGTCAGGTACATTGTGAAGAGAGACGGTTAAAGCAGTCGAGTCAGCTCTTGTATTGTCAGTACATTGTGAAAACAGATGGTTTACTTACTTCAGTTGAGTTCAGATCTTCATTATAAAGTACAGTGTGAAGAGAGATGGTTTACTTCAGTCGAGTTCAGATCCCCCATTATAGAGGTATATTGTGAAGAGAGATTGTTTACTGCggccactccggtttcctccagagAAAGGAAAAGGTGATTGATGGAGCTCCGCGAAGAGGTGGCCAATAAGATTTTGTTCAACAGATTCGTTTCTCgcatatttatacaatattcCAAAATCGTATGCACACGTATTATGCAGAAGAGAATAGAGATGGTGAGTTAATGGTGCTACCACGTGGGCCCGTCCCCAGGGCTAGTTTACGGCAGATTTTTCGAGACGACTTCACTCATTAACCGGAACCATTGGGACCTTGATGCGAGTGCGTCTCAGGGTGGGGTATGTTGATAAACGATATGTTGATGGTATTACACTGGAGTATAATATATCGAGACGTTATTACAAATGTAGCTAGACTGTGGCAAGAAAGTCAGTTTGCTCGATCAGCTTCTGAATTAGTAGATTCTCGTCCacttattttatgtttgtttgaatGGTGTGTAACacagtgttcaagaattttacCCCTAATGTGACGCCGATCAGGATTTCCCCCTGAAATGTGACGCCGATGAGGTTTTCCCAGTAAAATgtgacgccgatcaggtttatcccccccccctcccccaatgTGACACCGATCATGATTTTCTCCCCAAAATGTAATACCGATCAGGATCAGGATCAGGATAAAATGTGACGCTGATCAGGTTTTCTCCTTGAAATGTGACGCAGATCAGGGTTTCCCCGTAAAATGTGACGCAGATCAGGGTTTCCCTTAAGATGTGACGCCGTTCAggtttaccccccccccccaccccccccccccccacccccccacagAATATGACGCCGATCAGGATTTTCTCCCCAAAATGTTACCCCGATCAGGATTTCCCCGTAAAATATGACGCCGATCAGGTCCCCTCCCCCGACCCCCCTCAAAATGAGGGTTTTCTCTCAAAAATATGACGCCGATCCGGTTTCCTTCCCCCAAAATgtgacgccgatcaggttttTCCTCTAAAATGTGACGTCGATCAGGTTTTTCCTCTAAAATGTGACACCGATCAGGTTTTTCCCCTAAATgtgacgccgatcaggttttTCCTCTAAAATgtgacgccgatcaggtttCCTTCCTGAAAAGTGACACCGATCAGATTTTTCCCCTAAAATgtgacgccgatcaggttttCCCTAAAATGTGACGCTGATCAGGTTTTTCCTCTAAAATgtgacgccgatcaggttttTCCCCTAAAATGTGACGCGGATCAGGTTTTTCGTCTAAAAATgtgacgccgatcaggttttTCCTCTAAAATGTGACACCGATCAGGTTTTCCTCCTGTAAAATGTGACGCCTATCATTTTTTTCCCTAAAAATGTGACGCGGATCAGGTTTTTCCTCTAAAATGTGACGCCAATCAGGTTTTTCCCCTAAAATGTGACACCGATCAAGTTTTTCCCCTAAAATgtgacgccgatcaggtttGTGCTCTAAAATGTGACACCGATCAGGTTTTTGCTCTAAAATgtgacgccgatcaggttttTCCTCTAAAATAtgacgccgatcaggttttTCCCCGAAAATgtgacgccgatcaggtttttccctgtgacgccgatcaggttttTCCCCTAAAATGTGAGGCCAATCAGGTTTTCCTCCTGAAAAgtgacgccgatcaggttttTCCCCTAAAATGTGACGCGGATCAGGTTTTTCGTCTAAAATgtgacgccgatcaggttttTCCTCTAAAATGTGACACCGATCAGGTTTTCCTCCTGTAAAATGTGACGCCGATCATTTTTTCCCCCTAAAATGTGACGCGGATCAGGTTTTTCCTCTAAAATGTGACGCCAATCAGGTTTTTCCTCTAAAATGTGACACCGATCAAGTTTTTCCCCTAAAATgtgacgccgatcaggtttGTGCTCTAGAATGTGACTCCGATCAGGTTTTTGCTCTAAAATgtgacgccgatcaggttttTCCTCTAAAATAtgacgccgatcaggttttTTCCCCTAAAATgtgacgccgatcaggttttTCCCTTtgacgccgatcaggttttTCCCCTAAAATGTGAGGCCAATCAGGTTTTCCTCCTGAAGAgtgacgccgatcaggttttTCCCCTAAAATGTGACGCGGATCATTTTTTTCCCCTAAAATgtgacgccgatcaggttttCACCCTAAAATgtgacgccgatcaggttttCCACCTGAAATgtgacgccgatcaggtttACCTCTCCCAAAATgtgacgccgatcaggttttCCCTCCAAGATgtgacgccgatcaggttttCCTCCTGAAATgtgacgccgatcaggtttATGTGGAGGAGAAACCGAAGGGTCCGGAGTAAACACTGATCATCGACGGATTTCTTACAAATCTTTTGGCCGCAGATGAAAAATCTACGTTTGTCTAGGGCCCGCGTACGGCTGTCTTGAGCAGCGCCTTAGCCAGCAGATCCGGCAATGCCTACCGACACATTCAGTTTTTAACGCCTGTCTTTCCATTTCGCTGATAAGTTTATATCGTACATTTCAGTAAATTTTGACGAATGCAAATGAATaaaggacatttttttctttcggaaagttttagaaaaaaaattgagagtgaatacatgtaactctttttTACTACAGCACAACGAATTTCAGATCTACTCCCCAGAAAGTCACAACTGCTACACCCACAACGGACATATGTACTTAAAACCCGTGAGTCTGTGAAAAgaaacattaatgtgtaccttaTGTAGAGACAAGGCTTTGCTGTTTGGTCCGTTAAATGTAACGAGCTGTAGAAGCCTGGAAACAGTCTATATGACAACAAACACGATAAAGTGTATTATTGCCTAGATTTAGATATTTTTAGGTAACACACTCACTTATAacttaaatgttatatatagcTATAGCAAGGTTAAATCTAACATATTGCCGGTGGTCGGGAAGGGAAATCAATTATAATGTTAGGGAAACACTTTGTGAAGTGTTATACACTTAATACTGTAGTAAATGCTTTGAACGAGTTGCAATCTAACTCcattatttgtataattattataaCACAGCATTATAAGTGTTAAAAAGCCTTGTAATCTATAACATTACGCTGTAACCTACAAACGATCAGTATACGTGACGTAATATTTTAAGACGTTAGCATTTATATTTTAAGGTATTTCACATGTTGTACCATTATAGTGTTTTAACTGGGCAGTGTATAAGAATGAAGGTGTGTATAGGTGCAGCGATTCCTTGACATGCTAACCTGCTTCAGACGGtttgtcacattattttgtggacaaaatggTAATCGTTCATTtgaaaaaattgtgtttttgcctTTCTGTAAATTGATATTAGAGATTTGCAATTTTACATCTCAGACATTAACGTCGGACAAGTTTGGACTGGATTTTCTATTTCACGGCACACTGGATGTAAAAAGTAAGTCATTTTAATGCATGGGTAAACCTTGCAAGCCCTTCGGTGACAAACATAAGATAATTCTAGAgggtatgtaaaaaaaagaaaaaagtaaatacacatgtaaatattcagCTGGTTGACAACTGGGTAGGACGCTACATATTATTTCCGAAATGCAGAGACAATTGTAAGCAAATTTAAGCTCTCGTACATTcataatgataatatttattaacgCTCACAAAATCGCATAATCGCACAGCTGAATTTAGAactgtttttgttcttcagagCAGTGGGGCTACTGTAATCCAACGTGGAACAATGGCTGCTACAGGAACGCCCCAAAGATCATTCGATCATACCACCTATAATGTCATGCTATATGCGCTCTAAAGTTTCCTTCAAGTATGGGAAACTGGAGATCATGGCCAAGATGCCCAAAGGCGATTGGTTGTGGCCAGGTACGTGGGGATTTATAACGGTGGCTTGTCGGTtgaaaaaatcagaaattttcTTACTTCACTGGTAATTATAACTTTCAGACTAAGCTTGAAAGCATTATTACTGTAGACGTGGTTAGATAATTACGTatgacaaatgaaaatgaaaatatttcaagctgttttgacttttttgaTGTATTATTGTATGTGCTTTTGTCTGCGACGTTTCAGCTTTGTGGCTGATGCCGAAACACGGTCATTACGGAGGATGGCCGAGATCGGGGGAGATTGATGTCGCCGAGCTCCTGGGTAAGACTGTAATATGAGACCGATTTTGATTTAAACGACATGAGGGATTAAGTTCGTGTATAGCGCGAAATCTCGTCAGCATGAATTAGACTGacaacgaccacattgatgagaggcttctgggtcattgcgccgcgctggcgtgctgactccctcggccacggaggctccacTATGAATTTGTAATGTATGACGTGTTTGTATATACCACACGGAAACCAAATTTGTCTGGAGATCTTATCTGtccaaaaaaggaaaaacaggaCATGTTGACATTCTGGCCGTGTTTGTTCTGCTGCAGGAAACACGAACTATGGCAGTCTGGGCATACAAAGAACCACCGCCTCTCTACACTTTGGTAACGATCGAAGTCACGACAAACACTTAATAAATCAGCAGTAAGTATTTCCTGTCCAAATGATATTTTAACCCCTTCCTACAGCTTGTACAGAGCACTCGGTATAGCGTGACAGATATCAACAAATGCATCATGTTTTATCTAATAACACATTCATCGTTATTCATTCAACACACATTGTACAGACTTTAGAAAAAAGGACATCTGACATCTTCTGGCTCATCGACCTGAAGCGTCTTGTCCAGGTAATCAACCGTCGCCTGATCAATGATatcacaggttcaaatcttGCTCTGGCAAATTCACATTCAGGTTTAAGTTGGTTGGTTTGTCATTTTCTTGGTGAAGGaccatttta belongs to Liolophura sinensis isolate JHLJ2023 chromosome 9, CUHK_Ljap_v2, whole genome shotgun sequence and includes:
- the LOC135474974 gene encoding beta-1,3-glucan-binding protein-like, whose protein sequence is MGVSLLSIVLAGQILLAASDYSALDAGLVYGRFFETTSLINRNHWDLDASASQGGHNEFQIYSPESHNCYTHNGHMYLKPTLTSDKFGLDFLFHGTLDVKKQWGYCNPTWNNVSFKYGKLEIMAKMPKGDWLWPALWLMPKHGHYGGWPRSGEIDVAELLGNTNYGSLGIQRTTASLHFGNDRSHDKHLINQHWLHGSTYGDGFHKYTLDWSPSHINIYIDNTLILGTPMPGDGLHHHYGLAGNNIWGSSHNAPFDQDFYIIMNVAVGGTGGIFPDSVRNYPHPKPWSNHQSSGVAMQNFWNHKNDWLSTWHGEDAAMKVDSVTIWTY